The following proteins come from a genomic window of Panthera leo isolate Ple1 chromosome E2, P.leo_Ple1_pat1.1, whole genome shotgun sequence:
- the ANKRD11 gene encoding ankyrin repeat domain-containing protein 11 isoform X1 produces the protein MPKGGCSRTPQHEDFSLSNDMVEKQTGKKDKDKVSLTKTPKLDRSDGGKEVRERATKRKLPFTVGANGEQKDSDTEKQGPERKRIKKEPVTRKAGLLFGMGLSGIRAGYPLSERQQVALLMQMTAEESANSPVDTTPKHPSQSTVCQKGTPNSASKTKDKVNKRNERGETRLHRAAIRGDARRIKELIGEGADVNVKDFAGWTALHEACNRGYYDVAKQLLAAGAEVNTKGLDDDTPLHDAANNGHYKVVKLLLRYGGNPQQSNRKGETPLKVANSPTMVNLLLGKGTYTSSEESSTAESSEEEDAPSFAPSSSVDGNNTDSEFEKGLKHKAKNPEPQKTVTPVKDEYEFDEDDEQDRVPPVDDKHLLKKDYRKETKSNSFISIPKMEVKSYTKNNTIAPKKAAHRILSDTSDEEDVGVTVGTGEKLRLSAHTILPGNKTREPSNSKQQKEKNKVKKKRKKETKGKEVRFGKRNDKFCSSESESESSESGEDDGDSVGSSGCLKESPLVLKDPSLFSSLSASSTSSHGSSAAQKHHPGHADQHARHWRTDNWKSISSPAWSEVSSLSDSTRTRLTSESDCSSEGSSVESLKPVRKKQEHRKRGGLQSALSEKKNSFHASVDGAVPKLDKEGKVVKKHKTKHKHKNKEKGLCSVGQELKLKSFAYEYEDSKQRPEKAILLDGDVPSEGKLKALKHDRDHFRKEERLGKLKPEDREWLFKEEVVKVSKDEKALKRIKEVSRSFREEKDRGSKAEREKLGKEKSPKEERLRLHKEERKKKSKDRPAKLEKKNDCKEDRIPKEKEKAFKEEKEKLKKEKVYREDSSAFDEYCNKSQFLENEDTKFSLSDDQQDRWFSDLSDSSFDFKGDDSWDSPVTDYRDVKSDPVARLILETVKEDSKEKKRESKGREKRDYGDRRSDRDAFFRKKDRDCLDKSSERRKEQADKHKGIPGCLPDKDKKRRESAEGGRDRKDPLEAAKERKDGRPKPEEAHREEPKELVGEASFKDRPDCDFGKGPEPWERLHAARDKEKKERGKLEKYKDKSGDREKSEKSVLEKCQKDKEFDKCFKEKKDPKEKHKDKERKASLDQVKEKREKNFPGLLSEDFPEKKDEKKGKEKSWYIADIFTDESEDEKDEFAASGLRLGDAGDAPRADGPQDTDRHRKHSADRQHSEKQKDRELREKKKEKGAAEGAKDKKEKVLEKHKDKKDKEGADKYKDRKDRTSADPTQEKKNKQKPPEKLERKPSAEDKARSRHRERPDREHCRDRKVSRSAEAEKSLLERLEEEALHAYREDSNDKASEVSSDSFTDRGQEPGLSALLEVSFTEPPEEKVKERERHRHSSSSSKKSHDRERVRKDKCEKRDKSDDYKDTGSRKDPGQYDKDFSDADAYGIPYGAKADVEDELDKTIELFAAEKKDKNDSEREPSKKAEKELKPYGCGAAGALKDKRRRERHRERWRDEREKHRDRHGDGPPRHHKDEQKPAARDKDNPPNALRDKSRDESLKLSETKPKEKFKENPEKEKGDSVKVGNGNDKPPAARDQGKRDARPREKLLGDGDLMMTSFERMLSQKDLEVEERHKRHKERMKQMEKMRHRSGDPKLKDRAKPAEDVRKKGLDGPARRPLVLDPAPKDKRPKEPALAPPAADGKPPPGPAGDARDWLAGPHAKEALPASPRPDQGRPTGVPTPASVVSCPSYEEAMHTPRTPSCSADDYSDLIFDCADPQPVSSTSASACSPSFFDRFSVAASGISETASQTPTRPLCTSLYRSVSVDIRRTPEEEFSTGDKLFRQQSVPTASTYGSPGQRLEDKAPVPPAPAEKFACLSPGYYSPDYGIPSPKADALHCPPAAVVNVTPSPEGAFSGLQAKSPPSHRDELLAPSMEGALPPDLGIPLDATEDQQATAAIIPPEPSYLEPLDEGPFSTVITEDPVEWAHPAASEQALSCSLIGGAPENPVSWPVGPDLLLKSPQRLPESPQHFCPTEALHPAAPGPFGAPEPPYPGSPDSYPLSATEPGLEGAKGDVVDTVPAAVPAPEEPAPFAPPSRLEPFFTNCKPLPDAPPDAAPEPACLATVTQVEALAPMENNFLENGHDLSALGQVEAVPWPDGFPNSEDDLDLGPFSLPELPLQAKDVSDVETEPVEETPLGPPENTPAGPPVVPNGGDVPAAAAEEQPALPPDQAAPRLPAEPEPEPPEEPEPDVMLETAVEAGVTSEGTVPPEDSDSSLGPAPPAPERHPAGSGDEEAEGRDPPAASHGTPDAAVVAAAAAAAAAADGPAQAHVEDGAGPLDGAGPEGPVGGIQPEASEPEPKPAVEAPKAPKVEEIPQRMTRNRAQMLANQSKQSSPPADKEPAPAPPPRAKGRCCEEDDPQAQHPRKRRFQRSSQQLQQQMNTSTQQTREVIQQTLAAIVDAIKLDDIEPYHSDRSNPYFEYLQIRKKIEEKRKILCYITPQAPQCYAEYVTYTGSYLLDGKPLSKLHIPVIAPPPSLAEPLKELFKQQEAVRGKLRLQHSIEREKLIVSCEQEILRVHCRAARTIANQAVPFSACTMLLDSEVYNMPLESQGDENKSVRDRFNARQFISWLQDVDDKYDRMKVCGEQLLSPAGGQTSVGPHLEPSSKVTAHTHHHCSGRADQCSSQRAWVGARERLANVSPDAAAARGRGPERRAADGVAAEGPGAGPRRAQGAVCARGALLLRAHGRRQRRLRASAGLTPRGTATRDTGEGRTRLPGAAAESRQRGETLSLGRGRPGRDPALGPSPRELPREHEETAASGSAFRAAARAFQELQNGCIFYDFLFHSDQLKERKLRRPPLTDSDLRVGGRGRASDGRGYCGRAQGCPPAAEGHRAGTLGLCF, from the exons GATAAAGATAAAGTTTCTCTGACCAAGACCCCGAAGCTGGACCGCAGCGATGGAGGCAAGGAGGTGAGGGAGCGAGCAACCAAGCGGAAGCTGCCCTTCACTGTGGGGGCCAATGGAGAGCAGAAGGACTCGGACACAG AGAAGCAGGGTCCTGAGCGCAAGAGGATTAAGAAGGAGCCCGTCACCCGGAAGGCCGGGCTGCTGTTTGGCATGGGGCTGTCTGGGATCCGAGCCGGCTACCCCCTCTCCGAGCGCCAGCAGGTGGCTCTCCTCATGCAGATGACCGCCGAGGAGTCCGCCAACAGCCCAG TAGACACGACACCAAAGCACCCCTCCCAGTCGACAGTGTGTCAGAAGGGGACGCCGAACTCCGCCtcgaaaaccaaagacaaagtgAACAAGCGGAACGAGCGTGGAGAGACCCGCCTGCACCGCGCGGCCATCCGCGGGGACGCCCGGCGCATCAAGGAGCTCATCGGCGAGGGCGCGGACGTCAACGTCAAGGACTTTGCAG GCTGGACAGCGCTGCACGAGGCGTGTAACCGGGGCTACTACGACGTCGCCAAGCAGCTGCTGGCCGCGGGGGCAGAGGTGAACACCAAGGGCCTAGACGACGACACCCCCCTGCACGATGCTGCGAACAACGGGCACTACAAG GTGGTGAAGCTGTTGTTGCGGTATGGCGGGAACCCTCAGCAAAGCAACAGAAAAGGCGAGACGCCGCTGAAGGTGGCCAACTCCCCGACCATGGTGAATCTCCTGTTGGGCAAGGGGACCTACACGTCCAGCGAGGAGAGCTCGACCG CAGAGAGCTCAGAGGAGGAAGACGCCCCATCGTTCGCACCTTCTAGTTCAGTTGACGGCAATAACACAGACTCTGAATTTGAAAAAGGCCTGAAGCACAAGGCTAAGAATCCAGAGCCCCAGAAAACTGTGACCCCCGTCAAGGATGAGTACGAGTTTGACGAGGACGACGAGCAGGACAGAGTCCCTCCAGTGGACGACAAACACTTACTGAAAAAGGATTACCGAAAAGAAACTAAatcaaatagttttatttctatacccaaaatggaagtgaaaagttACACTAAAAATAACACGATTGCACCAAAGAAAGCGGCTCATCGCATCCTGTCAGACACGTCAGACGAGGAGGACGTTGGTGTCACTGTGGGGACAGGAGAGAAGCTGAGGCTCTCGGCACACACGATACTGCCCGGTAACAAAACGCGGGAACCTTCCAATtccaagcagcagaaagagaaaaataaagtgaaaaagaagCGAAAGAAGGAGACAAAAGGCAAGGAAGTGCGGTTTGGGAAGAGGAATGACAAGTTCTGCTCCTCCGAGTCGGAGAGCGAGTCCTCGGAGAGCGGGGAGGACGACGGGGACTCGGTGGGGAGCTCTGGCTGCCTCAAGGAGTCCCCGCTGGTGCTGAAGGACCCGTCCCTGTTCAGCTCTCTGTCCGCCTCCTCCACCTCGTCTCACGGGAGCTCTGCCGCCCAGAAGCATCACCCCGGCCACGCGGACCAGCACGCCAGGCACTGGCGGACAGACAATTGGAAGAGCATCTCTTCTCCCGCCTGGTCGGAGGTCAGCTCTTTATCAGACTCCACAAGGACGAGACTGACGAGCGAGTCTGACTGCTCCTCCGAGGGCTCCAGCGTGGAGTCGCTGAAGCCCGTGAGGAAGAAGCAGGAGCACAGGAAGCGGGGCGGCCTGCAGAGCGCGCTGTCGGAGAAGAAGAACTCTTTCCACGCCAGCGTGGACGGCGCCGTTCCCAAGCTGGACAAGGAGGGCAAGGTCgtcaagaaacacaaaacaaaacacaaacacaaaaacaaggagaaagggCTGTGCTCCGTCGGTCAGGAACTCAAGCTGAAAAGTTTCGCCTACGAGTATGAGGACTCCAAGCAGCGGCCGGAGAAGGCCATACTTCTGGACGGCGACGTTCCCAGCGAGGGCAAGCTGAAGGCCTTGAAGCACGACCGGGACCACTTCAGGAAGGAAGAGCGGCTCGGCAAGCTGAAGCCGGAAGACAGGGAGTGGCTCTTCAAGGAGGAGGTGGTCAAGGTTTCCAAAGACGAGAAGGCCCTGAAGAGAATCAAAGAGGTGAGCAGGTCTTTCCGAGAAGAGAAGGACCGTGGGAgtaaagcagaaagagagaaactagGGAAGGAGAAGTCCCCCAAAGAGGAACGACTGAGGCtccacaaagaggaaagaaagaaaaagtccaaAGACAGGCCCGCCAAGCTAGAGAAGAAGAACGACTGTAAGGAGGACAGGATtccaaaggagaaggagaaggctttcaaagaagaaaaagaaaaactgaaaaaagaaaaggtctacAGGGAAGACTCTTCCGCTTTCGATGAGTATTGTAACAAGAGTCAGTTTCTGGAGAACGAAGACACCAAATTCAGCCTTTCCGACGACCAGCAGGACCGGTGGTTCTCGGACTTGTCCGATTCGTCCTTTGATTTCAAAGGGGACGACAGTTGGGATTCTCCAGTGACAGACTACAGGGATGTTAAAAGTGACCCCGTGGCCAGACTGATCCTGGAGACCGTGAAGGAGGACAGCAAGGAAAAGAAGCGGGAGAGCAAGGGCCGTGAGAAGCGGGACTACGGGGACAGGCGCAGCGACAGGGACGCCTTCTTCCGGAAGAAGGACAGAGACTGTCTGGACAAGAGCTctgagaggaggaaggagcaggcagACAAGCATAAGGGCATCCCCGGCTGCCTTCCCGACAAGGACAAAAAGCGGAGGGAGTCCGCCGAGGGCGGGCGGGACAGGAAGGACCCCCTCGAGGCCGCCAAGGAGCGGAAGGATGGCAGGCCCAAGCCCGAGGAGGCCCACCGGGAGGAGCCGAAGGAGCTGGTTGGCGAGGCCAGCTTCAAGGACAGGCCCGACTGTGACTTTGGGAAGGGCCCCGAGCCCTGGGAGAGGCTCCATGCGGCAAGAgacaaggagaagaaggaaagggggaaattagagaaatacaaagataagTCCGGTGACAGAGAGAAAAGCGAAAAGTCTGTCCTTGAGAAATGTCAGAAGGACAAGGAGTTTGATAAATGCTTTAAAGAGAAGAAGGATCCCAAGGAGAAGCATAAGGACAAGGAGAGAAAGGCGTCTCTTGACCAggtgaaagaaaagagggagaagaattTCCCTGGACTTCTCTCCGAGGACTTCCCTGAAAAAAAAGACGAGAAGAAGGGTAAAGAGAAGAGCTGGTACATCGCCGACATATTCACAGACGAAAGCGAGGACGAGAAGGACGAGTTCGCGGCCAGCGGGCTCCGACTCGGGGACGCCGGGGACGCGCCGCGGGCGGACGGCCCCCAGGACACGGACCGGCACCGGAAGCACTCTGCCGACCGGCAGCactcagagaagcagaaagatcGAGAGCTccgagaaaagaaaaaggagaagggagcCGCGGAAGGGGcgaaagacaagaaagagaaggtCCTGGAGAAGCACAAGGACAAGAAGGACAAAGAGGGTGCGGACAAGTACAAGGACAGGAAGGACCGCACCTCGGCCGACCCCAcccaggaaaagaagaacaagcaGAAGCCTCCCGAGAAGCTGGAGCGGAAGCCCTCCGCAGAGGACAAGGCCAGGAGCAGGCACCGCGAGAGGCCGGACCGGGAGCACTGCCGGGACAGGAAGGTGTCGAGGAGCGCCGAGGCGGAGAAGAGCCTGctggagaggctggaggaggaggcccTGCACGCGTACCGGGAGGACTCCAACGACAAGGCCAGCGAGGTGTCCTCGGACAGCTTCACCGACCGCGGGCAGGAGCCCGGCCTGAGCGCCCTCCTAGAGGTGTCCTTCACGGAGCCCCCGGAGGAGAAGgtcaaggagagagaaaggcacagacaCTCTTCGTCCTCGTCCAAGAAAAGCCACGATCGGGAGAGAGTCCGGAAAGACAAGTGTGAGAAGAGAGACAAGAGCGACGATTACAAGGACACAGGCAGCAGGAAGGACCCCGGCCAGTACGACAAGGACTTCTCGGACGCCGACGCTTACGGGATCCCTTACGGCGCCAAAGCGGACGTAGAGGACGAGCTAGATAAAACCATTGAGTTGTTCGCCgctgaaaagaaagataaaaacgATTCCGAGAGAGAGCCTTCCAAGAAAGCGGAGAAGGAGCTGAAGCCTTATGGCTGTGGTGCCGCCGGTGCCCTCAAGGACAAGAGGCGGCGGGAGAGGCACCGCGAGAGGTGGCGGGACGAGCGGGAGAAGCACAGGGACAGGCACGGCGACGGGCCCCCGCGGCACCACAAGGACGAGCAGAAGCCCGCGGCCAGAGACAAGGACAACCCTCCAAACGCACTCAGAGACAAGTCCCGGGACGAGAGCCTGAAGCTCAGCGAGACCAAACCGAAGGAGAAATTCAAGGAAAACCCCGAGAAGGAAAAGGGTGACTCGGTGAAGGTCGGCAACGGCAACGATAAGCCGCCGGCAGCCAGAGACCAGGGCAAGAGAGATGCCCGGCCCAGAGAGAAGCTTCTGGGCGACGGCGACCTGATGATGACCAGCTTCGAGCGCATGCTGTCCCAGAAGGACCTGGAGGTCGAGGAGCGGCACAAGCGGCACAAGGAGAGGATGAAGCAGATGGAGAAGATGAGGCACCGGTCCGGAGACCCGAAGCTCAAGGACAGGGCGAAGCCCGCTGAGGACGTGCGCAAGAAGGGCCTGGACGGGCCCGCACGGAGGCCGCTGGTGCTGGACCCCGCCCCGAAGGACAAGAGGCCCAAGGAGCCCGCTCTGGCCCCGCCGGCCGCCGACGGCAAGCCCCCCCCGGGGCCGGCCGGGGACGCCAGGGACTGGCTGGCGGGGCCGCACGCCAAAGAGGCGCTGCCCGCCTCCCCGAGGCCGGACCAGGGCCGGCCCACCGGGGTCCCCACGCCCGCGTCCGTGGTGTCGTGCCCCAGCTACGAGGAGGCCATGCACACGCCCAGGACCCCGTCCTGCAGCGCGGACGACTACTCCGACCTCATTTTCGACTGCGCTGACCCCCAGCCCGTCTCCAGCACGTCCGCCAGCGCCTGCTCCCCCTCTTTCTTCGACAGGTTCTCTGTGGCAGCGAGTGGGATTTCGGAAACCGCGAGCCAGACGCCTACGAGGCCGCTGTGCACGAGCCTGTACCGTTCGGTGTCTGTCGATATCCGGAGGACCCCCGAGGAAGAATTCAGCACTGGGGACAAGCTGTTCAGACAGCAGAGCGTCCCCACCGCGTCCACTTACGGCTCGCCAGGGCAGCGCCTGGAGGACAAGGCCCCCGTGCCCCCGGCTCCTGCCGAGAAGTTCGCCTGCTTGTCCCCGGGGTACTACTCCCCGGACTATggcatcccctcccccaaagcgGACGCTCTGCACTGCCCGCCTGCGGCCGTGGTCAAtgtcaccccctccccagagggTGCTTTCTCTGGTTTACAAGCGAAGTCCCCCCCTTCGCACAGAGATGAGCTGTTGGCCCCGTCCATGGAGGGGGCCCTTCCGCCTGACTTGGGCATCCCCCTGGATGCCACGGAGGACCAGCAGGCCACTGCCGCCATCATCCCCCCGGAGCCCAGCTACCTGGAGCCACTGGACGAGGGCCCCTTCAGCACGGTCATCACGGAGGACCCCGTCGAGTGGGCGCACCCAGCTGCCTCGGAGCAGGCCCTGTCCTGCAGCCTGATTGGGGGCGCCCCCGAGAACCCTGTCAGCTGGCCTGTGGGGCCGGACCTCCTGCTTAAGTCCCCACAGCGCCTCCCGGAGTCCCCGCAGCACTTCTGCCCCACCGAGGCCCTCCACCCCGCCGCCCCGGGGCCCTTCGGCGCCCCAGAGCCCCcttacccaggctcccctgactCCTACCCTCTGTCGGCCACCGAGCCTGGACTCGAGGGCGCCAAAGGCGACGTGGTGGACACGGTCCCGGCCGCTGTGCCCGCCCCAGAAGAACCGGCCCCCTTTGCCCCTCCGTCCAGGCTGGAGCCCTTTTTCACCAACTGCAAACCGCTCCCTGACGCGCCCCCCGACGCGGCCCCCGAGCCTGCGTGTTTGGCCACCGTGACTCAGGTGGAGGCTCTGGCGCCCATGGAGAATAACTTCCTGGAAAATGGGCACGACCTGTCGGCCCTCGGCCAGGTGGAAGCGGTGCCCTGGCCTGATGGCTTCCCCAACTCCGAGGACGACTTAGACCTGGGGCCCTTCTCTCTGCCAGAGCTTCCTCTTCAGGCTAAAGACGTTTCTGATGTCGAAACGGAACCAGTAGAAGAGACTCCCCTTGGCCCTCCGGAAAACACCCCCGCGGGGCCCCCCGTAGTCCCGAATGGCGGGGATGTCCCTGCAGCGGCTGCCGAGGAACAGCCCGCACTGCCTCCCGACCAGGCGGCTCCCCGGCTCCCCGCCGAGCCCGAGCCGGAGCCCCCCGAGGAGCCCGAGCCGGATGTGATGTTGGAGACCGCGGTAGAGGCAGGGGTCACGTCAGAGGGGACGGTCCCCCCCGAGGACTCGGACTCCAGCCTGGGGCCCGCACCGCCAGCCCCGGAGCGGCATCCAGCAGGGAGCGGAGACGAGGAGGCCGAGGGCCGGGACCCCCCGGCCGCGTCCCACGGCACCCCCGACGCCGCTGTCgttgccgccgccgccgccgccgccgccgccgcggatGGCCCGGCACAGGCACACGTGGAGGACGGGGCCGGCCCGCTCGACGGGGCCGGCCCCGAGGGACCTGTGGGCGGCATCCAGCCCGAAGCTTCGGAACCAGAACCCAAACCCGCGGTCGAAGCCCCGAAGGCGCCCAAGGTGGAGGAGATCCCCCAGCGCATGACGAGGAACCGGGCTCAGATGCTGGCCAACCAGAGCAAGCAGAGCTCGCCGCCCGCCGACAAGgagcccgcccccgccccgcccccccgcgccAAGGGCCGCTGCTGCGAGGAGGACGACCCCCAGGCCCAGCACCCGCGCAAGCGCCGCTTCCAGCGCTCCAGccagcagctgcagcagcagaTGAACACGTCCACGCAGCAGACGCGGGAGGTGATCCAGCAGACGCTGGCCGCCATCGTGGACGCCATCAAGCTGGATGACATCGAGCCGTACCACAGCGACAGGTCCAACCCCTACTTCGAGTACCTGCAGATCAGGAAGAAGATCGAGGAGAAGCGCAAGATTCTCTGCTACATCACGCCGCAGGCGCCCCAGTGCTACGCCGAGTACGTCACCTACACGGGCTCCTACCTCCTGGACGGCAAGCCGCTCAGCAAGCTGCACATCCCCGTG AtcgcgccccctccctccctggcggAGCCCCTGAAGGAGCTGTTCAAGCAGCAGGAGGCCGTGAGGGGGAAGCTGCGGCTGCAGCACAGCATCGAGCGG GAAAAGCTCATAGTCTCCTGCGAGCAGGAGATCCTGCGGGTTCACTGCCGGGCAGCGAGAACCATCGCGAACCAGGCGGTGCCGTTCAGCGCCTGCACCATGCTGCTGGACTCCGAGGTCTACAACATGCCTCTGGAGAGTCAG GGCGACGAGAACAAGTCCGTGCGCGACCGGTTCAATGCACGCCAGTTCATCTCGTGGCTCCAGGACGTGGACGACAAGTACGACCGCATGAAG GTGTGCGGGGAGCAGCTCCTGTCACCAGCTGGCGGTCAGACCTCTGTGGGACCCCACCTTGAGCCCTCCTCAAAGGTCACAGCACACACCCATCACCACTGCTCTGGACGTGCTGACCAGTGCAGCAGCCAGAGAGCATGGGTGGGAGCTAGAGAAAGATTAGCAA ACGTGTCTCCTGATGCGGCAGCAGCACGAGGCCGCGGCCCTGAACGCCGTGCAGCGGATGGAGTGGCAGCTGAAGGCCCAGGAGCTGGACCCCGCCGGGCACAAGGCGCTGTGTGTGCACGAGGTGCCCTCCTTCTACGTGCCCATGGTCGACGTCAACGACGACTTCGTGCTTCTGCCGGCCTGACGCCCCGCGGGACGGCCACACGGGACACAGGCGAGGGCCGCACGCGTCTGCCCGGCGCCGCTGCTGAGTCCAGGCAGCGCGGGGAGACCTTGTCCCTCGGGCGGGGACGTCCAGGGAGAGACCCCGCACTTGGCCCCTCCCCCCGGGAGCTGCCGCGGGAGCACGAGGAGACGGCGGCCTCGGGGTCTGCTTTCCGGGCGGCTGCACGGGCATTTCAGGAGCTGCAGAACGGATGTATTTTTTACGATTTCCTGTTCCATTCTGAtcaactaaaagaaagaaaattaaggcgGCCACCCCTCACGGACAGTGACCTCCGGGTCGGAGGGCGGGGACGGGCTTCGGACGGGCGGGGATACTGTGGCCGCGCGCAGGGCTGCCCGCCCGCTGCGGAGGGACACAGAGCCGGGACTCTCGGGTTGTGTTTTTAA